In Lotus japonicus ecotype B-129 chromosome 5, LjGifu_v1.2, one genomic interval encodes:
- the LOC130721139 gene encoding putative HVA22-like protein g, protein MIGSFLTRALVMILGYAYPAYECYKAVEKNKPEIEQLRFWCQYWILVAVLTVCERIGDTFISWVPMYSEAKLLFFIFLWYPKTKGTTYVYDSFFRPYVAKHEPEIDRNLLELRTRAGDIAVLYWQRAFSYGQTRIYDILQFVAAQSTPTTRPAQKPQQRPGVRVRQPAPGKGPSAAATGPNVEEPPSPTSSTSSSQFQKEVAEELGSPQVPKAASTAAVLNNQKPPVAGGLTTQKSSLAGISTQKSNPAPDTTIKSAPAQAEPKQIEAAPPSSSPANENGNPPTKDTIMEETIRVTRGRLRKARSAGTS, encoded by the exons ATGATAGGATCCTTCCTTACCCGGGCGCTTGT GATGATTTTGGGCTATGCTTATCCAGCCTATGAATGCTATAAAGCAGTTGAGAAGAATAAGCCAGAAATTGAACAACTTCGCTTTTGGTGCCAGTATTG GATTTTGGTGGCTGTTTTGACAGTATGTGAGAGAATTGGTGATACTTTTATATCATG GGTTCCGATGTACAGTGAAGCTAAGTTGCTCTTTTTCATATTTCTGTGGTACCCAAAAACAAAG GGAACAACATATGTGTATGACTCCTTCTTTAGACCGTATGTTGCAAAACATGAGCCAGAGATCGATCGCAACTTGTTGGAGCTAAGAACAAGGGCAGGAGATATTGCAGTTCTGTATTGGCAAAGAGCTTTTAGTTATGGTCAGACCAGAATATATGACATTCTGCAGTTTGTTGCAGCACAATCAACACCAACAACTCGCCCTGCTCAG AAACCACAGCAACGACCAGGTGTGAGGGTCCGTCAACCTGCACCTGGTAAAGGTCCATCTGCTGCTGCAACAGGACCGAATGTTGAGGAACCTCCATCTCCTACCTCTAGCACATCCTCTAGTCAGTTCCAGAAAGAGGTAGCAGAGGAATTGGGTTCACCACAAGTGCCTAAAGCAGCCTCTACTGCTGCAGTTTTGAATAATCAGAAGCCTCCTGTAGCAGGAGGTTTAACTACTCAGAAGTCTTCACTGGCAGGTATAAGTACCCAGAAGTCTAATCCTGCACCTGATACAACCATCAAATCTGCACCAGCACAAGCGGAGCCAAAGCAGATTGAAGCAGCACCACCTTCCTCCTCTCCAGCAAATGAAAATGGAAACCCTCCTACTAAGGATACGATCATGGAAGAAACCATTCGGGTTACACGGGGCAGGCTACGAAAAGCCCGATCAGCTGGAACCAGCTAG
- the LOC130721141 gene encoding protein disulfide-isomerase LQY1, chloroplastic, translating into MTLAPSLSLPHFHSSFLCCPLKQPFSPSSRNRIQPKPTSYPRIRALEFDQNTVIAITVGVASVAIGIGIPVFYESQIDNAAKRDNTQPCFPCSGSGAQKCRFCLGTGNVTVELGGDEKEVSRCINCDGAGSLTCTTCQGSGIQPRYLDRREFKDDD; encoded by the exons ATGacacttgctccttctctttctctcccTCACTTCCATTCCTCATTTCTCTGTTGCCCTCTCAAACAACCCTTCTCTCCCTCTTCTAGAAATAGAATTCAACCAAAACCCACATCTTATCCACGCATTAGAGCTCTAGAGTTTGATCAAAACACG GTAATTGCTATAACTGTTGGTGTTGCAAGTGTGGCTATTGGGATTGGCATTCCAGTGTTCTATGAATCCCAAATTGATAATGCT GCTAAGCGAGATAACACTCAGCCCTGCTTCCCATGCAGTGGATCTGGTGCTC AGAAATGCAGATTTTGCTTGGGAACTGGCAATGTGACAGTCGAACTTGGTGGGGATGAAAAGGAAGTCTCTCGATGCATAAATTGTGACGGCGCTGGCTCACTGACATGTACCACTTGTCAAGGATCGGGAATTCAACCTCGTTACCTTGATCGTAG AGAATTCAAAGATGATGATTGA
- the LOC130721140 gene encoding L10-interacting MYB domain-containing protein-like, whose amino-acid sequence MELEPSIQPKQERSRTRWTASLDKIFADLVVKQIQLGNRPNDIFDKKTWNHIRDEFNRQTDLNFNNNQLRKHLDVLRMRYNNLKSAYDHNNGFLLDDSICIGFEQWEDIGAQPRNETVRVKDCPIYEQLCTIFVDSAADGKYAQSSHYEELDKSIGIDASGLYENPSSSKAISGNILTVDKETKNSLDRKRKRHHETQTTTLDQGTCDAMAGALFEMIAVSRSRAVVSSASDDKFSITNCIRALDEIQDIDQLLYFSALDLFEDPRLRETFISLKSVKIRLTWLQGKCSKNPFH is encoded by the exons ATGGAACTTGAACCCAGTATTCAACCCAAGCAAGAGCGTTCTAGAACAAGATGGACAGCATCCCTGGACAAAATATTTGCAGACTTGGTAGTCAAGCAGATTCAACTGGGGAACAGGCCCAATGATATTTTCGATAAGAAAACATGGAATCATATCCGTGATGAGTTTAACAGGCAAACCGACCTTAATTTCAATAATAATCAATTAAGGAAGCATCTAGATGTTCTTCGGATGCGTTACAACAATTTGAAATCTGCTTATGATCATAATAATGGCTTTCTATTGGATGACTCCATTTGCATTGGATTTGAACAGTGGGAAGACATAGGG GCACAGCCAAGGAATGAAACAGTTAGAGTAAAAGATTGTCCAATATATGAGCAGCTTTGTACAATATTTGTAGATTCAGCTGCTGATGGGAAATATGCCCAATCTAGTCATTATGAGGAGTTAGACAAATCTATTGGAATAGATGCTTCTGGCTTGTATGAAAACCCATCTTCATCAAAAGCCATTTCAGGGAATATCTTAACTGTTGATAAGGAGACCAAGAATTCTCTAGATAGGAAGAGGAAACGTCATCATGAGACTCAAACTACTACTCTGGATCAAGGCACTTGCGATGCTATGGCTGGAGCCTTGTTTGAAATGATTGCTGTTTCAAGGTCAAGGGCAGTTGTTTCAAGTGCAAGTGATGATAAATTTTCCATAACAAACTGCATTAGGGCTCTGGATGAGATACAAGACATTGATCAACTGCTCTATTTTTCTGCACTGGACCTGTTTGAGGACCCTAGATTAAGGGAGACTTTCATTTCCTTAAAAAGTGTCAAGATTCGGCTGACATGGTTACAAGGAAAGTGCAGTAAAAATCCCTTCCATTAA
- the LOC130721137 gene encoding 5'-3' exoribonuclease 3 isoform X2, whose translation MGVPAFYRWLAEKYPMVIVDAVEEEPVEIEGVQIPVDTSKRNPNNIEYDNLYLDMNGIIHPCFHPEDRPSPTSFDEVFECMFDYIDRLFVIVRPRKLLYMAIDGVAPRAKMNQQRSRRFRSAKDASDAAAEEARLREEFEREGRKLPPKEESQVFDSNVITPGTEFMAVLSIALQYYVHLRLNNDPGWKNIKVILSDANVPGEGEHKIMSYIRLQRNLKGYDPNTRHCLYGLDADLIMLALATHEVHFSILREVVFTPGQDKCFICGQMGHMAAACEGKAKRKAGEFDEKGDANVAKKPYQFLNIWVLREYLEYEMRMPNVPFKIDFERIVDDFIFICFFVGNDFLPHMPTLEIREGAINLLMAVYKKELGAMGGYLTDGSKPNLSRVEHFIQAVGSYEDTIFQKRARLHQRQAERIKRQKAQARGDDAQPQAQPETLVAISKFHGSRLASAPTPSPFQAPGRYDSHASASVRKGNKEVFEKPPKAARLSSGASVAAAIVEAENSLEIDIQDNKDDLKTKLKEILREKSDVFNSKTTEKDKIKLGEPGWKERYYEEKFSAKTLEELEAIRRDVVLKYTEGLCWVMHYYYEGVCSWNWFYPYHYAPFASDLTGLGELNISFNPGTPFKPFDQLLGVFPAASSHALPEPYRKLMTDPNSPIIDFYPLDFDVDMNGKRFAWQGIAKLPFIDETRLLTEVRKIENLLTPEEKRRNAVMFDLLFVNSCHPLSACISTLDNKCRNMSNNERAEVKEKIDPMESDGMNGYISLCAGEPCPPIFRSPVTSMEDIMDNHVICAIYRLPDAHNHIARPPEGVKFPKKIVTVGDLQPEPVLWHEDSGRRRYEDSRRKNPPGSISGRELGEAAHRLVVNSLQVKVDENGYRRPANGPPMSYAAPMGHQQPLPSYGYESRPGYIARPPPLSAPPVHGQPPYIPYNAAPLLLAAAILGQQPYVPYNAVPAAPPYGYNQPHPPHMVYDPVQSNSYEGNDHQHPISHPYVRNDHQPRGGSARHRYNSQGAYASQHHEYPSQHGRHQNWTPRSNPSGPRGSGQHSTNQYAHLDRRANRKPMPPPDYSRR comes from the exons atgggagTTCCGGCGTTCTACCGGTGGCTGGCGGAGAAATATCCCATGGTAATCGTCGACGCCgtggaggaggagcctgtggaaATCGAAGGCGTTCAAATCCCCGTCGACACCAGCAAGCGAAACCCTAACAACATCGAATACGATAACCTCTATCTCGACATGAACGGCATCATTCACCCTTGCTTCCACCCCGAAGATAGG CCATCTCCTACCTCTTTCGATGAGGTGTTTGAGTGTATGTTTGATTACATTGATAGGCTATTTGTCATAGTTCGGCCTCGGAAGCTGCTCTACATGGCTATTG ACGGTGTTGCGCCGAGGGCTAAGATGAATCAGCAACGTTCGAGGCGGTTTAGGTCAGCCAAAGACGCATCTGATGCG GCTGCTGAAGAAGCAAGGTTAAGGGAGGAATTTGAGAGGGAGGGCAGAAAGCTTCCTCCAAAAGAAGAGTCGCAGGTCTTCGATTCGAATGTCATTACACCTGGAACTGAATTTATGGCTGTTTTGTCGATTGCACTTCAGTACTATGTTCATCTTAGGTTGAACAATGATCCTGGTTGGAAAAATATTAAG GTTATTCTTTCTGATGCAAATGTCCCTGGCGAAGGGGAGCATAAGATTATGTCCTATATTCGCTTGCAAAGAAATCTTAAAGGCTATGATCCAAATACACGACATTGCCTGTATGGTTTG GATGCTGATTTGATTATGTTGGCTCTGGCTACCCATGAAGTCCATTTCTCAATTCTTAGGGAG GTTGTATTTACTCCTGGACAAGACAAATGCTTCATATGTGGCCAAATGGGTCATATGGCTGCAGCCTGTGAAGGAAAGGCAAAAAGGAAAGCAGGAGAGTTTGATGAAAAAGGAGATGCTAATGTGGCTAAAAAACCCTACCAG TTTCTAAATATTTGGGTTCTGAGGGAATATCTGGAATATGAGATGAGAATGCCTAATGTTCCATTCAAGATTGATTTTGAACGCATTGTGGATGATTTTATCTTCATCTGTTTTTTTGTCGGCAATGATTTCCTACCACATATGCCTACTTTAGAAATTCGTGAG GGTGCAATTAACTTGTTGATGGCAGTATACAAGAAGGAACTTGGGGCAATGGGTGGTTATTTAACTGATGGAAGCAAG CCAAATTTGAGCAGGGTGGAACATTTTATTCAGGCTGTTGGATCTTATGAAGATACAATATTCCAGAAAAGAGCTAGATTGCATCAG CGACAAGCAGAAAGAATTAAGCGTCAAAAGGCACAAGCAAGAGGAGATGATGCTCAACCTCAAGCTCAACCTGAGACTCTTGTTGCAATTTCAAAATTCCATGGTTCTCGTCTGGCTTCAGCTCCAACGCCTTCACCATTTCAAGCACCTGGGCGGTATGATTCTCATGCGTCTGCATCAGTTAGAAAAGGCAATAAAGAAGTCTTTGAGAAGCCCCCTAAAGCTGCTAGGTTGTCTTCCGGAGCATCTGTTGCTGCTGCCATTGTTGAAGCTGAGAATAGTCTTGAAATAGAT ATTCAAGATAACAAGGATGATTTGAAAACAAAGCTGAAGGAAATACTTCGAGAGAAATCTGATGTATTCAACTCAAAAACTACTGAAAAGGACAAG ATTAAGCTGGGAGAACCAGGCTGGAAAGAGAGGTATTATGAGGAAAAATTTTCTGCTAAAACTCTTGAGGAACTGGAAGCTATACGGAGAGATGTT GTCTTGAAATACACTGAAGGTCTTTGTTGGGTGATGCACTATTATTACGAGGGTGTTTGTTCTTGGAATTG GTTTTATCCTTATCATTATGCTCCCTTTGCGTCTGATCTCACGGGCCTTGGTGAGCTTAATATTAGCTTTAATCCGGGTACTCCGTTCAAACCATTTGATCAGCTTCTAGGGGTTTTTCCTGCTGCAAG CTCTCATGCACTTCCTGAGCCATATAGGAAACTTATGACAGATCCCAACTCACCAATTATTGATTTTTATCCACTTG ATTTTGATGTGGACATGAATGGCAAACGCTTTGCCTGGCAG GGTATCGCGAAGTTGCCTTTTATTGATGAAACACGTCTTCTTACGGAAGTTCGGAAAATTGAAAACTTGTTAACA CCGGAGGAAAAGCGACGAAATGCTGTGATGTTCGACTTGCTTTTTGTGAATTCCTGTCATCCTCTATCTGCATGCATAAGTACACTTGACAACAAATGCAGAAACATGTCAAACAATGAACGTGCTGAGGTCAAGGAAAAAATCGATCCCATGGAAAG TGATGGAATGAATGGTTACATATCCTTGTGTGCTGGTGAACCTTGCCCTCCTATCTTTAGGTCTCCTGTTACAAGCATGGAAGATATCATGGACAACCATGTCAT ATGTGCAATTTATAGACTCCCAGATGCGCATAATCACATTGCCCGACCACCAGAGGGAGTTAAATTTCCAAAAAAG ATCGTGACAGTTGGGGATCTACAACCTGAACCTGTTTTGTGGCATGAAGATTCTGGTAGGAGGAGATATGAGGATAGTCGGAG GAAAAACCCTCCAGGATCTATTTCTGGTCGGGAGCTTGGAGAGGCAGCACATAGACTGGTTGTCAATTCCTTACAGGTCAAGGTTGATGAAAATGGTTACCGTCGTCCTGCAAATGGACCCCCCATGTCTTATGCTGCACCAATGGGTCATCAGCAACCATTGCCTTCCTATGGTTATGAATCGCGCCCAGGATATATTGCAAGACCGCCACCTCTGTCAGCTCCACCCGTCCACGGTCAACCACCGTACATACCTTATAATGCTGCACCACTTTTGTTAGCTGCAGCTATCCTAGGTCAACAACCGTACGTACCTTATAATGCTGTCCCTGCAGCTCCGCCATATGGTTATAACCAACCACACCCACCGCATATGGTGTATGATCCTGTTCAATCAAATTCTTATGAAGGAAATGATCATCAACACCCTATATCACATCCTTATGTAAGAAATGATCATCAACCGAGAGGAGGAAGTGCAAGGCATAGATACAATTCACAAGGTGCATATGCTAGTCAGCATCACGAATATCCTAGTCAGCATGGTCGCCACCAGAACTGGACTCCCCGGAGTAACCCCAGTGGCCCTAGGGGATCTGGTCAACATTCGACCAATCAATACGCTCATTTAGATAGAAGAGCAAACAGGAAGCCAATGCCACCACCTGATTATAGTCGCAGGTAA
- the LOC130721137 gene encoding 5'-3' exoribonuclease 3 isoform X1: protein MGVPAFYRWLAEKYPMVIVDAVEEEPVEIEGVQIPVDTSKRNPNNIEYDNLYLDMNGIIHPCFHPEDRPSPTSFDEVFECMFDYIDRLFVIVRPRKLLYMAIDGVAPRAKMNQQRSRRFRSAKDASDAAAEEARLREEFEREGRKLPPKEESQVFDSNVITPGTEFMAVLSIALQYYVHLRLNNDPGWKNIKVILSDANVPGEGEHKIMSYIRLQRNLKGYDPNTRHCLYGLDADLIMLALATHEVHFSILREVVFTPGQDKCFICGQMGHMAAACEGKAKRKAGEFDEKGDANVAKKPYQFLNIWVLREYLEYEMRMPNVPFKIDFERIVDDFIFICFFVGNDFLPHMPTLEIREGAINLLMAVYKKELGAMGGYLTDGSKPNLSRVEHFIQAVGSYEDTIFQKRARLHQRQAERIKRQKAQARGDDAQPQAQPETLVAISKFHGSRLASAPTPSPFQAPGRYDSHASASVRKGNKEVFEKPPKAARLSSGASVAAAIVEAENSLEIDIQDNKDDLKTKLKEILREKSDVFNSKTTEKDKIKLGEPGWKERYYEEKFSAKTLEELEAIRRDVVLKYTEGLCWVMHYYYEGVCSWNWFYPYHYAPFASDLTGLGELNISFNPGTPFKPFDQLLGVFPAASSHALPEPYRKLMTDPNSPIIDFYPLDFDVDMNGKRFAWQGIAKLPFIDETRLLTEVRKIENLLTPEEKRRNAVMFDLLFVNSCHPLSACISTLDNKCRNMSNNERAEVKEKIDPMERYTCSDGMNGYISLCAGEPCPPIFRSPVTSMEDIMDNHVICAIYRLPDAHNHIARPPEGVKFPKKIVTVGDLQPEPVLWHEDSGRRRYEDSRRKNPPGSISGRELGEAAHRLVVNSLQVKVDENGYRRPANGPPMSYAAPMGHQQPLPSYGYESRPGYIARPPPLSAPPVHGQPPYIPYNAAPLLLAAAILGQQPYVPYNAVPAAPPYGYNQPHPPHMVYDPVQSNSYEGNDHQHPISHPYVRNDHQPRGGSARHRYNSQGAYASQHHEYPSQHGRHQNWTPRSNPSGPRGSGQHSTNQYAHLDRRANRKPMPPPDYSRR from the exons atgggagTTCCGGCGTTCTACCGGTGGCTGGCGGAGAAATATCCCATGGTAATCGTCGACGCCgtggaggaggagcctgtggaaATCGAAGGCGTTCAAATCCCCGTCGACACCAGCAAGCGAAACCCTAACAACATCGAATACGATAACCTCTATCTCGACATGAACGGCATCATTCACCCTTGCTTCCACCCCGAAGATAGG CCATCTCCTACCTCTTTCGATGAGGTGTTTGAGTGTATGTTTGATTACATTGATAGGCTATTTGTCATAGTTCGGCCTCGGAAGCTGCTCTACATGGCTATTG ACGGTGTTGCGCCGAGGGCTAAGATGAATCAGCAACGTTCGAGGCGGTTTAGGTCAGCCAAAGACGCATCTGATGCG GCTGCTGAAGAAGCAAGGTTAAGGGAGGAATTTGAGAGGGAGGGCAGAAAGCTTCCTCCAAAAGAAGAGTCGCAGGTCTTCGATTCGAATGTCATTACACCTGGAACTGAATTTATGGCTGTTTTGTCGATTGCACTTCAGTACTATGTTCATCTTAGGTTGAACAATGATCCTGGTTGGAAAAATATTAAG GTTATTCTTTCTGATGCAAATGTCCCTGGCGAAGGGGAGCATAAGATTATGTCCTATATTCGCTTGCAAAGAAATCTTAAAGGCTATGATCCAAATACACGACATTGCCTGTATGGTTTG GATGCTGATTTGATTATGTTGGCTCTGGCTACCCATGAAGTCCATTTCTCAATTCTTAGGGAG GTTGTATTTACTCCTGGACAAGACAAATGCTTCATATGTGGCCAAATGGGTCATATGGCTGCAGCCTGTGAAGGAAAGGCAAAAAGGAAAGCAGGAGAGTTTGATGAAAAAGGAGATGCTAATGTGGCTAAAAAACCCTACCAG TTTCTAAATATTTGGGTTCTGAGGGAATATCTGGAATATGAGATGAGAATGCCTAATGTTCCATTCAAGATTGATTTTGAACGCATTGTGGATGATTTTATCTTCATCTGTTTTTTTGTCGGCAATGATTTCCTACCACATATGCCTACTTTAGAAATTCGTGAG GGTGCAATTAACTTGTTGATGGCAGTATACAAGAAGGAACTTGGGGCAATGGGTGGTTATTTAACTGATGGAAGCAAG CCAAATTTGAGCAGGGTGGAACATTTTATTCAGGCTGTTGGATCTTATGAAGATACAATATTCCAGAAAAGAGCTAGATTGCATCAG CGACAAGCAGAAAGAATTAAGCGTCAAAAGGCACAAGCAAGAGGAGATGATGCTCAACCTCAAGCTCAACCTGAGACTCTTGTTGCAATTTCAAAATTCCATGGTTCTCGTCTGGCTTCAGCTCCAACGCCTTCACCATTTCAAGCACCTGGGCGGTATGATTCTCATGCGTCTGCATCAGTTAGAAAAGGCAATAAAGAAGTCTTTGAGAAGCCCCCTAAAGCTGCTAGGTTGTCTTCCGGAGCATCTGTTGCTGCTGCCATTGTTGAAGCTGAGAATAGTCTTGAAATAGAT ATTCAAGATAACAAGGATGATTTGAAAACAAAGCTGAAGGAAATACTTCGAGAGAAATCTGATGTATTCAACTCAAAAACTACTGAAAAGGACAAG ATTAAGCTGGGAGAACCAGGCTGGAAAGAGAGGTATTATGAGGAAAAATTTTCTGCTAAAACTCTTGAGGAACTGGAAGCTATACGGAGAGATGTT GTCTTGAAATACACTGAAGGTCTTTGTTGGGTGATGCACTATTATTACGAGGGTGTTTGTTCTTGGAATTG GTTTTATCCTTATCATTATGCTCCCTTTGCGTCTGATCTCACGGGCCTTGGTGAGCTTAATATTAGCTTTAATCCGGGTACTCCGTTCAAACCATTTGATCAGCTTCTAGGGGTTTTTCCTGCTGCAAG CTCTCATGCACTTCCTGAGCCATATAGGAAACTTATGACAGATCCCAACTCACCAATTATTGATTTTTATCCACTTG ATTTTGATGTGGACATGAATGGCAAACGCTTTGCCTGGCAG GGTATCGCGAAGTTGCCTTTTATTGATGAAACACGTCTTCTTACGGAAGTTCGGAAAATTGAAAACTTGTTAACA CCGGAGGAAAAGCGACGAAATGCTGTGATGTTCGACTTGCTTTTTGTGAATTCCTGTCATCCTCTATCTGCATGCATAAGTACACTTGACAACAAATGCAGAAACATGTCAAACAATGAACGTGCTGAGGTCAAGGAAAAAATCGATCCCATGGAAAG GTATACATGCAGTGATGGAATGAATGGTTACATATCCTTGTGTGCTGGTGAACCTTGCCCTCCTATCTTTAGGTCTCCTGTTACAAGCATGGAAGATATCATGGACAACCATGTCAT ATGTGCAATTTATAGACTCCCAGATGCGCATAATCACATTGCCCGACCACCAGAGGGAGTTAAATTTCCAAAAAAG ATCGTGACAGTTGGGGATCTACAACCTGAACCTGTTTTGTGGCATGAAGATTCTGGTAGGAGGAGATATGAGGATAGTCGGAG GAAAAACCCTCCAGGATCTATTTCTGGTCGGGAGCTTGGAGAGGCAGCACATAGACTGGTTGTCAATTCCTTACAGGTCAAGGTTGATGAAAATGGTTACCGTCGTCCTGCAAATGGACCCCCCATGTCTTATGCTGCACCAATGGGTCATCAGCAACCATTGCCTTCCTATGGTTATGAATCGCGCCCAGGATATATTGCAAGACCGCCACCTCTGTCAGCTCCACCCGTCCACGGTCAACCACCGTACATACCTTATAATGCTGCACCACTTTTGTTAGCTGCAGCTATCCTAGGTCAACAACCGTACGTACCTTATAATGCTGTCCCTGCAGCTCCGCCATATGGTTATAACCAACCACACCCACCGCATATGGTGTATGATCCTGTTCAATCAAATTCTTATGAAGGAAATGATCATCAACACCCTATATCACATCCTTATGTAAGAAATGATCATCAACCGAGAGGAGGAAGTGCAAGGCATAGATACAATTCACAAGGTGCATATGCTAGTCAGCATCACGAATATCCTAGTCAGCATGGTCGCCACCAGAACTGGACTCCCCGGAGTAACCCCAGTGGCCCTAGGGGATCTGGTCAACATTCGACCAATCAATACGCTCATTTAGATAGAAGAGCAAACAGGAAGCCAATGCCACCACCTGATTATAGTCGCAGGTAA